The DNA segment TGTGGACGGGGGGACACGGGAGCGCGGGCGGTGAGCCGCCGGTCATCGAGGGCCGGCTCGCGCCATGGGAAGCCATCGCGGTGGACGCGGTGGGCAACGTCATCGAGTTCTGGGGCTTCAAGCGCAACCAGGGCCGGGTGTGGGCGCTCTTGTACCTGCGCGGCGAGCCGCTGACGGCGGGTGAGATCGAGCGCGAGCTGGACCTGTCGAAGGGTGGGGTCTCCATGCTGCTCCGGGACTTGGAGCGCTGGGGTGTCATCCAGCGGGTGCGGCTGCCGCAGGACACCGTCTGGCGCTATGGCGCGGAGACGGACCTGGTGCGGATGGTCCGCCACGTCATCGAGGAGCGCGAGGCGGGCTTCGTGGCGCGCATCCGCGCGGACCTGGCGGAGGCGCGCAGGCTGGCGGAGACGATGGGCGGGGTGCCGCTGGAGCGGCTGGAGCGGCTGGAGAAGATGGCCACGCTGGCCGAGCACGTGGAGCGGGCGCTGCGGTTGTTCATCAAGACGTCGCGCCTGGACGTGTCCGGGGTGCTGGCGGTGTTCCGGGACGGGGCCTCGCGGCGCGGGGACCGGTAGGGAGGGCTGATGGATTCGCACTACGACATGGTGATGAAGGCGCGCGAGGGCGCGGACCCGAAGGTGACGCGGCTGTACTTCGCGTACTCCACCATCCTGGACCGGGCGGCGTTCGAGGAGTGGCGGCAGCAGCACTCGTACGGCTTCTTCGACCTGCCGGAGGGGAAGCTGGCGGAGGCGGTGGACGTGGACCTGGTCTACGACTTCCCGTCGCGCTGGTGGGGAGGTCGGGTGGCGGGGCTGGCGGACGCTCCGGGCGGGCGCATCTTCGGGCGGCTGTTCGAGATTCGCGGGCAGGACTGGCCCATCGTCCAGCACAAGGAAGGCTTCGTGACGGGGATGTGCGTGGAGCGCGCGGTGAAGGTGCGCGTGGACGGGCAGGAGGTGGAGGCCACCGCGTTCGTCACCAATCCCCGGCGTGCGTCGCAGGACGGCCCGGTGAGCCCTCGCTTCGTGGAGGCCCTGGTGCGCGGCGCCCAGGCGGCGGGCCTGCCGGCGGACTACGTGGAGCGGCTCAAGCGCGGGGCGTAGTCGGGCACGTGTGAGGCAACCTTCGGGGGTGCCGTGCGGCTGCGCGCGGCGATGCCTAGGTTGCCTCCACGGCCATGTTCTTCTTCTTCTCCAACAAGCTGGGCTGCGCGGGCAGCATCCTCGTCTCGGTGGCGCTGAGCCTGCTGCTGTACTTCCTGTTCATGCGTGGGTGAGCGCCGCCTTGCTCTGGCGGCGCCCGTGGGCCCTACGAGGTCACGGGTCGCAGTACGTCCACGCCGCGTCCCAGAGACCGCCACGCGTGCCGACCGCGCAGTAGTCGCGGGCTCGATCCGTACAGCTCGAGACCACACCTTCGACGAGGTGGTACCGATCACGGTTGTTGCACAGCGCGCAACAGCCGTAGACGGCCATCGAGGACACCTGCCCGTCCTCACCACCCGCGTTGGCGCTGGGCTCGGAGACCTCGGGTGGAGGCGTCAGGTCGCCACCCTCGTCGAGGGCTCCTCCGCACGCGACGGAAGACATGGCGAGCACCACCAGCATGAACACCCAGGACAGTCGCTTCATCGTGAACTCCTCCTTGGGGCAGCGGAGCGCCACCTGGCGGCTCCGGCGACAGGAGAGTCAGGGCAGGCGGGTTCTCGAAATCGTGGATCCCCGCATTCGGTGCGGGCTGTGGAGTGTCGGACGTTCGTCCAAGGTCCCGTGGCCCTAAGCCCCCGGCAACACCGGGAAGCGACGGGCCTTGTCACATGAAACAGTGATTTCACGCCTGACAGGGAATGCTCTGTCTGGGCACGCAATGCCTGCTTCCTCTGAAATACGGTTGCGACATCCACCGGATTTCTCCAGCATGGCCAAGAATGGACGTCCTGGATGACCCACCCCCCTCCGTGGCTGTTTCAGCCCGGGAATCCACCCAGGTCGGGTTGATACATCGCGTGGGGCGACCGGGTGTCCTGGCGTGTCTGGTGGGCGCGTGGCTCGTGGCCTGTATCGCGGGAGTGAGCCTGCTGTGGCGATACGCGAGTGACGCGGGGGAGCGCGCCGTGCCGCCCGCGAGGCTTCCGGAGTCACTGGGGATGCCGCGTGGCGCGAGCGACTGGTCGTTGCTCGTCTTCCTCCATCCGCAGTGCACGTGCTCGCGGGCGACGCTGACGGAGCTGGGGAAGCTGGTGCACTTCGCGGAGGCTCGGCTGGCGACGCGGGTCTACATCTGGGCGCCTCGTGAGGCGCCCGAGGGCTTCGTCCAGTCGGAGCTGTGGGAGCGCTCGCGGGCCTTGCCGGGCGTGGAGGTGCTGGCGGACGTGGACGGGAAGGTGGCGCGGGAACTGGGCGCGCTGACCTCCGGCCACGTGGTGCTCTATGCGCCGGATGGCACGGAGCGGTTCAGCGGTGGCATCACCTCGGCTCGCGGACACGAGGGAGACAGTCCTGGGGGATTGGCCCTGCGCGCGTTGTTGTCGTCGGGAGAGGCCGAGCGCTCCGCGTCGCCCGTCTTCGGTTGTGCGTTGAAAACACCTTCACAGGTCACGGGAGCTTCGCCGCGATGAGGATCCAGGTCTCCGAGGCGGAGCTCTCGACGCTGTCTCAAGAACTCCACACGAAGCAAAGTCTGGCATTGAGCCGCCGCACGGACCGGACGTTCGCGGCGTTGATGGTCCTGCAGTGGCTGGGCAGCATCGTCGCGGCGCTGACCATCTCCCCGAGGGCCTGGGCGGGGCTCGAGAGCTCGGTCCACTTCCATGTCGAGGCCGCCGTCTGGCTGGGCCTGCTCTTCGGTGGACTGCCCGTCACCCTGGCGCTCACGCGGTCGGGGCATGTCTCCACTCGCCACGTCATCGCGGTGGGCCAGGCGTTGATGTCCGGCTTGCTCATCCACCTGATGGGCGGCCGCATCGAGACGCACTTCCACATCTTCGGCTCCCTGGCGCTGCTGGCCATCTACCGGGACTGGCGGGTGCTGCTGACGTTCAGCGGCGTGGTGGCGGCGGACCACTTCCTGCGCGGGGCGTTCTGGCCGGAGTCGCTCTTCGGGATTCACGCACAGGAGTCGTGGCGCTGGCTGGAGCACACGGCGTGGGTGGTGTTCGAGGACATCTTCCTCATCGCATCGTGCGTCCAGGGGCAGCGCGAGATGCGGGACGCGGCGCGGCGGGAGGCGCTGCTGGAGCTGTCCCGGCGCTCGGTGGAGGAGCGGGTGGTTCGTCCGCTGATGGAGTCGGCGGATGCGCTGCGGGACTCCATGCGGACCTTGACGGAGGCGACGGCGGAGCAGCGCCGGGAGCTGGCCCGACAGGCGGGGGCGCTGGAGGAGACGCGGGTGACGGCGGAGGAGATTCGCCAGACGTCGCTGGTGGCCTCGCAGCAGGCGACGCAGATGATGGAGACCACGGCGGAGGCCGGGGGCATGGGCGTGGCGGTGGAGGCCGCTATCGGCCGGAGCGTGGAGGGACTGGCGGCGCTGCGCGAGCAGACCGCGGACCTCACGGAGCGCATCCGGGCGCTGGGGACGCACACGGACAGGATTGCGGGCATCACCCGTTCCGTGCAGGACCTGGCGGACCAGTCCAACGTGCTGGCCATCAACGCGGCCATCGAAGCGGCCCGCTCGGGCGAGGCCGGGCGCGGCTTCTCGGTGGTGGCGCGGGAGATTCGCGGGCTGGCGGGACAGTCCGTGGCGGCGACGCAGCAGGTGAGGGTGGTGCTCGGGGAGACGCGCACGCGCATCCAGGGCGTGGTCGAAATCACCCGACAAGGCGGCGAGCGCATGAGCCGGGGCATCGAGAGCATCCGCGACTCGGGCGAGCAGCTGCGGACGTTGTCCTCGCTGGTGAAGAACAACGCGGACTCGGTCCGGAAGATCTCCGCGGTGGTGAGTCAGCAGTCCGCGGGCGTCGCGCAGATCTTCAATGCGGTGTCGGACCAGACGGAGCTGATGCGGACCTCGATGGCCCGGCTGGAGACCACCCATGCGGCCGCGGACGGGCTGCGGCACGTCACGGACCAGATCCACGACATCATCGCGCTGTATCAGGCCAAGAACTGAGGCGTCACGCCTGCCCCACTGCCCAAGCTCGCTGCATGCACTACACTGGGCCCACGGCATGGGCTCCAGGCACTCGATGAGATTCGGCAAGGGAAGGGCGCTGGCGGGACTGTTGTGGTTGTCCTGCGCGAGCGCCCTGGCGCAGACATCAGAGCCGGGCCCCACGGAGCAGGCACTCTCCGCGCCGCGTCCGCTGCTGGGCGTGGTGGTGGCCAGTCAGGTGCTGGACCTGGTGTTCGCGGTGGAAGGCCAGCTGAGCGAGGTCAAGGCCCACCTGGGGCAGCGCGTGCAGGCAGGAGAGGTCGTCGCCGCGCTGGACGCGGAGCCCCTTCGGTTGGAGCTGGGCACGCGTCAGGCCAACATGCGCGCCTCGGAGGCCGTCGTGCACCGGGCTGTTCTCGTCGTTGCCCAGGCCAAGCAACGCCTGGCGCGCGAGCAGCGCATCCGGGACTTCTCCGCCGCCCAGGCCGAGGAGACCGCGCTCAACGACGTGGCGCTGGCGGAAGCGGACCTCCAACTGGCGCAAGCCCAGCTGGCCTCGACCACGGCTCGCGCGGCGCAGGCCGAGCGCGACGTGAACGTGGCCCGCCTGAAGGCCCCCTTCACCGGGACGGTCACCGAGCAGTACCTCACGCCGGGCATGCGCGTCAGCATGGGCATGCCAGTGCTCAGGCTGGTGAGCGAACAGATGCGATTGCGCTTCGCCATCCCCGAGCAGCTGGCCCCGGGCGTGCGCCCTGGCGACACCGTGCGGGTGCGACTGCCCGCGGTGAACCTGGAGCTGACCGCCGTCGTGGATCGGTTGTCGCCCGAGGTCGACCTCTCCTCGCGTCACCAGAAGGCCGAGGCTCCGCTCCAGGTGTCCGAAGCCATCCGGAGCCAACTGGCCAGTGGACTCGTGGCCGAGGTGTACCTCCAGCCCCACGCACGCCCGAAAGGTCGTGTCGCCACCACGCCTTGACCCGAGGCTGTCAGCGCGCGGCGTCCAGCCGCAGCTCGCCGCACTCGAATCGCGCGACGTCCCCCGGACTCCACTCCACCACCTCCGTGTCGACGCCCAGCGTCCGGAGGTGGTCGCGCACCGCCGCGCCACACGCCGCCTCGGACGGCTCCCCCAGTCCCCAGCCGACGTCCTGGATGGCGCGTCCCACGCCCTCGAAGCCGTTCGCATAGGGCAGGAACCACCGAGCCCCCGCGACGGCGCACACCTCCGCCACTCCCGCGGGACCGGCCGTGGCGCTGCGCAGCCGCCCGGCCAGATGGTCCGCGTACAGCTCGCGCAGCCTCCTCCAGGGCAGCGCGGCCCAGTAGTGACTCAGGCCTCCGAAGAACGGCGAGAGGAACTCCCGCTGGCACGAGAGCACCACGTCGACCGGCCCCTGCTCCCGGCGTGAGCGCTCGACCACCGCCTCCATGCGCCCCTCCGGGTCCGTCCCGCTGTCCACCAGCAACAGGCAGCTGAAGTCCTCGGTGGTGAAGCGGTAGCAGTTGCCCCAGCTCCGCAATCCCTCGACCAGCGGCGGTCCGTCCGGCGCCGGCTGCTCCCCGTAGAAGGGCAGCACGTCCACGCGGATGTCCCCCACGTGCACCGTCTCGCCCCACGGGAGCGCCAGGGCACGCTGGCCACACCGGCTCAGCACCTGGGCGAAGTCCTGCATCGTCAATAGATTCGGACGAGGCACGCGCGGCACCAGCACCGGCACGCTCGCGTCCGTCAGGTGCGACAGCATCGACGGCAGATGCCAATGGTCCACGTGCCCATGGGTGATGGCCACCGCGTCGGGTGGCCCATGCGCGAGATTCCCTGGCGCCTGTCCGATGTGATTCATCCGCCGCTGGAGCGCAATCGGGTCCACCAGCACCGACGTCGTCCGCGAGCGGATGAGCACACTCGCGTGCTCGCGTCGGTAGATGCCCGGCCCCGAGGGCTCCACCCAGGGCGTGGGGTGCGGCCCCGCCGCGAAGAGCGAGTCACGCCAGCCCGACTCATCGAAGGGCCACGCCTCACGCACTTCCTCCAAGGTCGAGGCCCGCGCCGTGGCGCGCAGGAACTCCGCGACCACCGACACGTCCTCCACCGCCAGGTGCGTGCGCCAGCGCTCCTCTCCCTGCTGGAGCACCCACCACCAGGCCCCCTGCTCGGGGAAGAGCACCGGTGACTCCACCAGGAAGCCGCCGTCGTCCACGCCCTCGGGGCGCAGCAGCCCCGGCCCCAGTCTCGCCCGCGCCGCTTCCAGCACGCGCCGCGAGCCCTCGGGCTCGAAGCCCTCGCGCAGCAGGCCGTTCAACAGCTCGGTGAAGGGCACTCCGCCCACCCCGTCCGGCAGCGGCGTGAGGTCCAGGATGACGTCCGGTGCGAAGCGCATGCGCCTATCCCGCGGCCTTGTGGGGACGGTCCTGCGAGGACACCAGCTCGAAGTAGTCCCCGCGCTTCTCCATCAGCGCGGCGTGCGTCCCCTGTTCCACCAGCTGGCCGCCCTTCATCACCAGGATGAGGTCCGCCTCGCGCACGGTGCTTAGCCGATGGGCGATGACCACGCGCGTGCACCGCAGCTCCGCCAGCGCGTCCTGCACCGCCCGCTCCGTCCGGGCGTCCAGGGCGTTCGTGGCCTCGTCCAGCAGGAGGATGGAGGGGTTGGCCGCCAGCGCGCGCGCCAAGGCCAGACGCTGTCGCTGGCCTCCGGACAGCGAGGAGCCCATCTCGCTCAGCACCGTCTCGTAGCCCATGGGCATGGCCGCGATGTCGTCATGCACCTGCGCGCGGCGCGCCGCCTCCTGCACGGTCTCCAGCGGCAGCTGCGGGTCCGAATAGGCGATGTTGCGACGCACGTCGCCCCGGAACAGCGAGGGGTTCTGCAGCACCACGCCCATCTGTCGCCGCAGCTCCTTGAGCTCCAGCTCCGGCAGCGGCACGCCGTCGTAGCGGATGGTGCCCGCGCTGGGCAGGTACAACCCCAGCAGCAGGTGCGCGAGGCTGGACTTGCCCGCGCCCGACGCACCGACGATGGCCACGAACTGCCCCGGTTCGATGGTGACCGACACGTCCCGCACCACCAGCGGCGAGTGGGGCCCATAGCGGAACGACACGCCCTCCACCTGGATGCGCCCCGCCAGCTCGTGGCTGCGGCGACGCTCTCCCGGGAGCTGCTCGGCCGGTGCCTCCAGCACGTCGTCGACGCGCGCCAGGTAGCTGCTCACCAACTGGAGCTGGAACGCCGTCGTCACCAGGTTCGAGACGGGCAGCAGGAAGCCCGCGGCCAGGGCGTTGAGCGCCAGCATCTGTCCGAGCGTGAGCTGCCCCTCCATCACGAGCAGCGCCCCCAACCCCATCACCATCAGCGGCGACGCCATCCGCAGCGTCGCGGTCAGCGAGTCCGTGAGCGCCGACACCCGGCCGCGCTCCAGCGACACGTTGAGCACGTCCACGTAGAGGTTGGACCAGTGCTGCACCGCGCGGTCCTCCAGCCCCATCGCCTTCAGCGTCTGCACGCCCGTGAACAGCTCCACCTCGTAGTTCTGCGCCGCAGCGCTCACCTCCAGGTTCTGCGCCATCAGCTCGCGCTGACGCCGGCTGGAGAAGAGGAACACCGCGCCTTGCAGCAGCGCCAGCACCGTCACCAGCGCGCCCATCTGCGCGCTGCCGGCGAACAGGAGCCCCAGGTAGAGCAGCACCAGGCTGCCATCCAACAACCCGGACAGCGTGCCCGCGGTGAGCAGCTCGCGCACCGTGGTGTTGCTGTTCAGGCGGTTCATCAGGTCGCCCGCCGAGCGCAGCTGGAAGAACGAGAACGGCAGGTGCACCAGGTGGTCCAGGAAGCCCAGCGTCAGCCGCGCGTCCAGGTGCGTGCGCAGTTGCAGGAGCAGGTGCGCGCGCACGAGCGACGAGAGGAACTGGAAGCCCACCAGCGCGGCCATCCCCGCGCCCAGCGTGGCGAGCAGCGGCACGTCTCCGGCCGGCACCACCCGGTCCACCACCGCGCCCGTCAGGGACGGCAGCGCCAGGGCGAACAGCTGGAGCAGCAGCGACATCACCGCCACGCGCAGCAGCGCGGGGCGCTCCTCCAGCAGCAGGTGCAGATAGCGGTTGGGCCCTCGACGCGGCGCCGCCGTCTCGAAGGTCTCCGAGGGCTCGAAGAGCAGCGCCACGCCGGTGAAGGACTTGCGGAACTGCTCCAGCGGAACACAGCGCCGACCGAAGGCCGGGTCCACCACCTCCACGCCCGCGCGCGTCAGGCGCTCGAAGACGATGAAGTGCCGGAACTCCCAGTGCAGCACCGCGCCGGGCTCCAGCAGGCCGAGCTGGTCCATGTCGACCTGGGCCGCGCGGCCCACCAGGCCGAAGCGCCGGCCTGCTTCCAGGATGGCGCGGGCGGAGATGCCTCGGATGGCGAGGCCCGCGGCCGCGTGCACCTCATCCAGCTTCACATGGCGGCCCCAGTAGCCCAGCACCATGGCGAGGCACGCCGCGCCGCAGTCCGTGGACGCCATCTGCGTGACGACGGGGATGCGACGACGGCTGAAGCGCGCGCCCAGCCGCTGCAACGCGGGGAAGCGCTCGAGGAGCGAAGGGGGTGGGGTGGGCTCAGTCACGGCGCTTCCCGAGCAGCTCCAGCACCGGCAGCAGCGTCAGCCAACCATTGCGCGCGCGCACCTTCACCCAGGCCTCGCCGGCCATGCCGGGGTGGTACGCGTAGGTCTCGCCATCCGACTCGAAGGTCTCCCGAGGCAGCCGCGCCTCCACCAGCACCACGGGGCCCTCGTCCAAGGTGATGGCGTCCCCGACACCGGGCCCCAGGAAGCGGCGCACCTCGGCGGGGCCCACCAGCTCGTCGCTGACGGAGGCCACCTGGAGCGACTGCCACGCATACGGGAAGCCGGTGAGCTCCATGCGCAGCGGTTGACCGGGGCGCAGCATGGGCCGGTACTGCCCTGGCACCAGGGCCACGGCCCATGCCTCCGCGCCTCCGCGCACCAGCGAGACGACGAGTTCGCCCGCGGTGAGGAACTGTTGCTCACGCACGCGCACCTCGCCCACCTGTCCATCACACGGGGCCTTCAGCACACGCTCACCCCTCCGGGCCTCGGTCAGCTCGAGCTGGGCCCGGAGCGTGGTCAGGGCCTGCCTGGACTCGACATTGAGTGGCTCCAGCAACCACATGGCGAGCCTTGTGCGGAACTCCTCTTTCATCCGCTCCCGGTCCGCCGTCTCGCTCCCCGCGTACAGCTCCACCAGGGGCTGGCCCGCGCGCACCTGCTCGCCCCGGCGGACCAGGACGCGACTGACGCGGCCGCCGACGGTGGCGGTGACCTCCTCCATGCCCTTGACGCGCACCAGCACCGGGCCTCGCGCGTAGTCGTTGATGTCCACCAACGCGAGGCCCACGCCGCCCACCACGACGAGCGCGACGACGAGCCACCAGACGGCGTGGGTCCATCCTGGCATCACGCGCAGGAGCGAGCCTCGGGCCTCCGGCCGGGCGTGGTACTCCAGCGCCTCTTGTCGGAAGAGCTTCTGTGGGGGCGGCTGCGCGTCGCTCATGTCTTCATCGTCCGGGCCCGACGCGAACGATACAGGCGCGTCAGGAAGTCATAAAGGATGAGCTCCTGCGCGCGCTGGTCCGCGGGCAACAGCCGGTTGACGTGCATGTGCAGCAGACTCTCCGCCAGCGTCTCCACCGTCCCGGTGAGCCGGCCTTCCGATTCGGCGTGTCGCAGGTGCTCGACCACGGGCCGCATCGCCTCGCTCCGGCGCTGGAGGGCGCGCAGCCCTGGCTGCCAGGGGCCCTCCGTTTCAGGAGACGTCTGGAGCAGCGCCTCCAACGCGCGAGCCTCCTTGCGGAACCGGGTGCTCAGCTGCGCCTCGAAGTGCCGCTCCACCTTGAACTCCGCGCCGAAGCTCCGGCGAAGTCGCTGCATCACTTCCAGCTTCGCATCGAGGTCCATCCCCAGGTCATCGAGCAGCGCATCCAGGCCCTTCACGCCCAGACGCCAACGGGCCTCGGCGCCCGCGTCGCCGGGGTAGGCCTCCAACAGGGCGAGGACCGCCTCGCTGTCCGCCTGGAATGCGGCCTCGCAGCCCTCCATCCCGGCCGGGCCTCCGTAGCGCTCCACCTCGCGCTCGTACGTGTCGAGTTGCAGCCGCCACGCTTCACCCGACGCGAGCGCCTGCGCACAGGCGT comes from the Myxococcus fulvus genome and includes:
- a CDS encoding GbsR/MarR family transcriptional regulator: MKGYLWTGGHGSAGGEPPVIEGRLAPWEAIAVDAVGNVIEFWGFKRNQGRVWALLYLRGEPLTAGEIERELDLSKGGVSMLLRDLERWGVIQRVRLPQDTVWRYGAETDLVRMVRHVIEEREAGFVARIRADLAEARRLAETMGGVPLERLERLEKMATLAEHVERALRLFIKTSRLDVSGVLAVFRDGASRRGDR
- a CDS encoding gamma-glutamylcyclotransferase translates to MDSHYDMVMKAREGADPKVTRLYFAYSTILDRAAFEEWRQQHSYGFFDLPEGKLAEAVDVDLVYDFPSRWWGGRVAGLADAPGGRIFGRLFEIRGQDWPIVQHKEGFVTGMCVERAVKVRVDGQEVEATAFVTNPRRASQDGPVSPRFVEALVRGAQAAGLPADYVERLKRGA
- a CDS encoding RedB protein, whose amino-acid sequence is MGRPGVLACLVGAWLVACIAGVSLLWRYASDAGERAVPPARLPESLGMPRGASDWSLLVFLHPQCTCSRATLTELGKLVHFAEARLATRVYIWAPREAPEGFVQSELWERSRALPGVEVLADVDGKVARELGALTSGHVVLYAPDGTERFSGGITSARGHEGDSPGGLALRALLSSGEAERSASPVFGCALKTPSQVTGASPR
- a CDS encoding methyl-accepting chemotaxis protein, producing MRIQVSEAELSTLSQELHTKQSLALSRRTDRTFAALMVLQWLGSIVAALTISPRAWAGLESSVHFHVEAAVWLGLLFGGLPVTLALTRSGHVSTRHVIAVGQALMSGLLIHLMGGRIETHFHIFGSLALLAIYRDWRVLLTFSGVVAADHFLRGAFWPESLFGIHAQESWRWLEHTAWVVFEDIFLIASCVQGQREMRDAARREALLELSRRSVEERVVRPLMESADALRDSMRTLTEATAEQRRELARQAGALEETRVTAEEIRQTSLVASQQATQMMETTAEAGGMGVAVEAAIGRSVEGLAALREQTADLTERIRALGTHTDRIAGITRSVQDLADQSNVLAINAAIEAARSGEAGRGFSVVAREIRGLAGQSVAATQQVRVVLGETRTRIQGVVEITRQGGERMSRGIESIRDSGEQLRTLSSLVKNNADSVRKISAVVSQQSAGVAQIFNAVSDQTELMRTSMARLETTHAAADGLRHVTDQIHDIIALYQAKN
- a CDS encoding efflux RND transporter periplasmic adaptor subunit; its protein translation is MRFGKGRALAGLLWLSCASALAQTSEPGPTEQALSAPRPLLGVVVASQVLDLVFAVEGQLSEVKAHLGQRVQAGEVVAALDAEPLRLELGTRQANMRASEAVVHRAVLVVAQAKQRLAREQRIRDFSAAQAEETALNDVALAEADLQLAQAQLASTTARAAQAERDVNVARLKAPFTGTVTEQYLTPGMRVSMGMPVLRLVSEQMRLRFAIPEQLAPGVRPGDTVRVRLPAVNLELTAVVDRLSPEVDLSSRHQKAEAPLQVSEAIRSQLASGLVAEVYLQPHARPKGRVATTP
- a CDS encoding MBL fold metallo-hydrolase, which codes for MRFAPDVILDLTPLPDGVGGVPFTELLNGLLREGFEPEGSRRVLEAARARLGPGLLRPEGVDDGGFLVESPVLFPEQGAWWWVLQQGEERWRTHLAVEDVSVVAEFLRATARASTLEEVREAWPFDESGWRDSLFAAGPHPTPWVEPSGPGIYRREHASVLIRSRTTSVLVDPIALQRRMNHIGQAPGNLAHGPPDAVAITHGHVDHWHLPSMLSHLTDASVPVLVPRVPRPNLLTMQDFAQVLSRCGQRALALPWGETVHVGDIRVDVLPFYGEQPAPDGPPLVEGLRSWGNCYRFTTEDFSCLLLVDSGTDPEGRMEAVVERSRREQGPVDVVLSCQREFLSPFFGGLSHYWAALPWRRLRELYADHLAGRLRSATAGPAGVAEVCAVAGARWFLPYANGFEGVGRAIQDVGWGLGEPSEAACGAAVRDHLRTLGVDTEVVEWSPGDVARFECGELRLDAAR
- a CDS encoding peptidase domain-containing ABC transporter, translating into MTEPTPPPSLLERFPALQRLGARFSRRRIPVVTQMASTDCGAACLAMVLGYWGRHVKLDEVHAAAGLAIRGISARAILEAGRRFGLVGRAAQVDMDQLGLLEPGAVLHWEFRHFIVFERLTRAGVEVVDPAFGRRCVPLEQFRKSFTGVALLFEPSETFETAAPRRGPNRYLHLLLEERPALLRVAVMSLLLQLFALALPSLTGAVVDRVVPAGDVPLLATLGAGMAALVGFQFLSSLVRAHLLLQLRTHLDARLTLGFLDHLVHLPFSFFQLRSAGDLMNRLNSNTTVRELLTAGTLSGLLDGSLVLLYLGLLFAGSAQMGALVTVLALLQGAVFLFSSRRQRELMAQNLEVSAAAQNYEVELFTGVQTLKAMGLEDRAVQHWSNLYVDVLNVSLERGRVSALTDSLTATLRMASPLMVMGLGALLVMEGQLTLGQMLALNALAAGFLLPVSNLVTTAFQLQLVSSYLARVDDVLEAPAEQLPGERRRSHELAGRIQVEGVSFRYGPHSPLVVRDVSVTIEPGQFVAIVGASGAGKSSLAHLLLGLYLPSAGTIRYDGVPLPELELKELRRQMGVVLQNPSLFRGDVRRNIAYSDPQLPLETVQEAARRAQVHDDIAAMPMGYETVLSEMGSSLSGGQRQRLALARALAANPSILLLDEATNALDARTERAVQDALAELRCTRVVIAHRLSTVREADLILVMKGGQLVEQGTHAALMEKRGDYFELVSSQDRPHKAAG
- a CDS encoding efflux RND transporter periplasmic adaptor subunit, producing MSDAQPPPQKLFRQEALEYHARPEARGSLLRVMPGWTHAVWWLVVALVVVGGVGLALVDINDYARGPVLVRVKGMEEVTATVGGRVSRVLVRRGEQVRAGQPLVELYAGSETADRERMKEEFRTRLAMWLLEPLNVESRQALTTLRAQLELTEARRGERVLKAPCDGQVGEVRVREQQFLTAGELVVSLVRGGAEAWAVALVPGQYRPMLRPGQPLRMELTGFPYAWQSLQVASVSDELVGPAEVRRFLGPGVGDAITLDEGPVVLVEARLPRETFESDGETYAYHPGMAGEAWVKVRARNGWLTLLPVLELLGKRRD